In a single window of the Callithrix jacchus isolate 240 chromosome 1, calJac240_pri, whole genome shotgun sequence genome:
- the APOL6 gene encoding apolipoprotein L6, translating to MKRISDMPLNSTKAETSPPDQENHLTPEDTDLVPQRLLDNQAEKECEKEFEQECEAGVGLQRDEDDAFLCEDVELQDGDLSPKEKIFLRQFPRMREDLKGNIDKLRALAEDIDKTHKKFTKTKLVANSTAVVSGVVSLLGLALAPATGGGSLLLSATGQGLATAATVTSIVSGLLERSQNKKAQAQAEDILPTHDQEDKEAAEEKADYVGVAIDIICHVNNTMKNAKHNVRAFQKIRANPRLANAAKRLLTTGKVSSRSTAQVQRAFAGTTLAMTKNARMLGGTMTTLSLGLDLAALSREWKHLKEGARTKFAEELRAKASELEMNLTELTQLYQSLQQKVRSRARVVAKVLTGTCETKAYWKGLREHVWIFVCLCVCVCVYVMFT from the exons ATGAAGAGGATCAGTGACATGCCTTTGAACTCCACAAAAGCAGAGACATCTCCACCAGACCAAG AAAATCATTTGACTCCTGAGGACACAGATTTGGTGCCACAGAGGCTGCTGGACAACCAGGCAGAGAAAGAATGCGAGAAAGAATTCGAGCAGGAATGCGAGGCTGGTGTTGGTTTGCAAAG GGACGAGGATGATGCTTTTCTGTGTGAAGATGTGGAGCTACAAGATGGAGATCTGTCccccaaagaaaaaatatttttaagacaatTTCCCAGAATGAGAGAAGATCTAAAAGGTAACATCGACAAGCTGCGTGCCCTCGCAGAGGATATTGACAAAACCCACAAGAAATTCACCAAGACTAAGTTGGTGGCCAACTCCACTGCTGTCGTCTCTGGGGTGGTGAGCCTCCTGGGTTTAGCCCTTGCCCCAGCAACAGGAGGAGGAAGCCTGCTACTCTCCGCCACTGGTCAAGGTTTGGCAACAGCAGCTACGGTCACCAGCATTGTGAGCGGTTTGCTGGAGCGCTCCCAAAATAAGAAAGCCCAAGCTCAGGCTGAAGACATACTGCCCACCCATGACCAGGAGGACAAGGAAGCTGCGGAAGAGAAGGCAGACTATGTCGGAGTCGCTATAGACATTATCTGTCACGTTAACAACACCATGAAGAACGCCAAACACAACGTCCGTGCATTTCAGAAAATCAGAGCCAACCCACGCTTGGCCAATGCCGCCAAGCGTCTTCTGACCACTGGCAAAGTCTCCTCCCGGAGCACCGCACAGGTGCAAAGGGCCTTTGCAGGGACAACACTGGCAATGACCAAAAATGCTCGCATGCTGGGAGGCACGATGACCACCTTATCCCTTGGCCTTGACTTGGCCGCTCTCTCAAGAGAATGGAAGCACCTGAAGGAAGGAGCGAGGACAAAGTTCGCGGAAGAGTTGAGAGCCAAGGCCTCGGAGCTGGAGATGAACCTCACAGAACTAACCCAGCTGTACCAGAGCTTGCAGCAGAAAGTGAGGTCAAGGGCCAGAGTGGTGGCGAAGGTTCTAACGGGGACCTGTGAAACCAAGGCTTACTGGAAGGGGTTAAGGGAGCATGTGTGgatatttgtgtgtctgtgtgtgtgtgtctgtgtgtatgtcatGTTTACATGA